From Amia ocellicauda isolate fAmiCal2 chromosome 12, fAmiCal2.hap1, whole genome shotgun sequence, a single genomic window includes:
- the LOC136764606 gene encoding E3 SUMO-protein ligase ZBED1, which produces MASIPKVKELEQCLNLYQIMYQDAGVLHVLQEQCMLYSYSQWSVVQRWVDFSRKEGGLALTQSNLDLFERQDLRPQWHQSHKDRGTDWIQSYNSEDIKWGLALNLFCSQLPILTVEKNGFKNLCMKINPKLKYPSLAEIMNFLCFNVYTICKQAALARMSGCSFFSCSTDLHCNTTGDPCRVITVQYISDSWEVEDLTFGCGGMLPNLGPVELGEAFAEVLSEWRLNVSKMSAITTGNLSHMRQGFSSRSWIPCFLHSVDLCVDKLLLLDLVSAPLSRLRKVVSAFTRSTQYREALLKKQTELSLSKDQLILDQPKRWRSTYSMVNRFLEQEEVVSAVLTENGKSHLLLQEAEITVLKDVHSVLHPLFELMEALLVEKPIIMSSIPPVLWRMNSSMSVADGDSDLVKQMKQMMMSDLKKQYGSECLQTVLDCASFLDPRFKNTFVTDPQAVRTELMGQVMTLPQPPTAGTQQSMEPAPSFSSFNPSTPEPQGKRRRSDLQGLLCDIKNQKELETPTGKSLPQEDLQCEIAFYQKTQEIQPDQSPLAWWKKNCILFPILASFAKKYLCVSALSCPSELVYSSSELSTTAGGSRVTPEQLNKLVFLSRTLQKKQL; this is translated from the exons ATGGCATCCATCCCCAAAGTCAAAGAGTTGGAACAATGCTTGAATTTATATCAAATAATGTACCAGGATGCAGGAGTGCTTCATGTGT TGCAAGAACAGTGCATGCTGTACAGTTACAGTCAATGGTCTGTTGTGCAGAGATGGGTGGACTTCAGTAGAAAGGAGGGAGGCCTGGCCCTGACCCAGAGCAACCTGGATCTCTTTGAACGACAG GACCTGCGTCCTCAATGGCATCAGTCTCACAAG GACCGGGGCACTGACTGGATTCAGTCTTATAAT AGTGAGGACATAAAATGGGGACTAGCACTAAACCTTTTCTGTAGCCAGCTGCCAATTCTGACAGTTGAAAAAAATGGATTCAAAAATCTCTGTATGAAGATTAACCCAAAGTTAAAATACCCAAGCTTGGCAGAAATAATGAACTTTTTGTGTTTCAATGTATATACAATCTGTAAGCAAGCGGCCCTTGCTAGGATGAGTGGATGCTCTTTCTTCTCATGCTCCACTGACCTGCACTGCAACACCACTGGGGACCCCTGCAGAGTCATCACAGTGCAGTACATTTCAGACAGCTGGGAGGTGGAGGATTTGACCTTTGGCTGTGGAGGAATGCTGCCGAACCTCGGCCCTGTGGAGCTCGGTGAAGCGTTCGCTGAAGTCTTGTCTGAATGGAGGCTGAATGTGTCGAAGATGTCGGCTATCACAACAGGCAACCTGAGTCACATGAGGCAGGGGTTCTCCTCCAGGTCGTGGATTCCCTGCTTCCTTCACAGTGTGGATCTCTGTGTGGACAAGCTGCTGCTCTTGGACCTGGTGTCAGCGCCTCTCTCACGACTTCGCAAAGTGGTGTCTGCTTTCACCAGGTCCACTCAGTACCGAGAGGCCCTCCTGAAGAAGCAGACAGAGCTGAGTTTGTCCAAAGATCAGCTGATCCTTGACCAACCTAAGAGATGGAGGTCCACTTACAGTATGGTCAACAGATTCCTGGAACAAGAGGAAGTGGTTTCTGCAGTTCTCACTGAGAATGGCAAGAGccaccttctcctccaggaAGCTGAGATCACTGTTTTGAAGGATGTCCACTCTGTCCTGCATCCCCTGTTTGAGCTGATGGAAGCCCTGCTAGTGGAAAAACCCATAATCATGTCTTCGATCCCTCCTGTCCTGTGGAGGATGAATTCCTCAATGTCAGTTGCCGATGGAGACAGTGACCTGGTGAAGCAGATGAAACAGATGATGATGTCTGATCTGAAGAAACAGTATGGCAGTGAATGCCTGCAAACTGTCCTGGACTGCGCCTCGTTCCTAGACCCTCGCTTCAAGAACACCTTCGTCACCGACCCACAGGCCGTGAGGACGGAGCTGATGGGGCAAGTGATGACCCTCCCTCAGCCCCCGACTGCGGGGACCCAGCAGAGCATGGAGCCGGCCCCCTCCTTCTCCAGCTTCAACCCCTCAACCCCTGAACCGCAGGGCAAGAGGCGCAGATCTGACCTGCAGGGCTTGCTCTGTGATATTAAGAACCAGAAGGAGCTGGAGACTCCTACAGGGAAGTCTCTGCCCCAGGAGGACCTGCAATGTGAGATTGCATTCTACCAGAAGACACAGGAGATACAACCTGACCAGAGCCCACTGGCTTGGTGGAAGAAGAACTGCATCTTATTTCCTATCCTGGCATCCTTCGCAAAGAAATACCTGTGCGTCTCTGCCCTGAGCTGCCCCTCTGAGTTAGTCTACAGCTCCTCTGAGCTCAGTACCACTGCAGGGGGAAGCAGAGTCACCCCGGAGCAGCTCAACAAGCTGGTGTTTCTGTCCAGGACCTTGCAAAAGAAACAGCTGTAA